A genome region from Schlesneria paludicola DSM 18645 includes the following:
- a CDS encoding trypsin-like peptidase domain-containing protein — protein MPRRQQPAKRGSKQSSQMPYAILAGVGALLVVAIGVWLGLRTTNPPAPTKPDQIAGTAPANTQSENKSLTTVSDVPSQNTSNTQNTGSAVVTSSTVTTTSQSAPSQPAAIASSTATAPTPANEGQTPGAPAAAKPEITATEKSKSQDAEIDLSNVIDRIGRSVVLIRLTDSNGQNTGLGSGFVISKDGLIATNFHVMESAASAEAEFRDGTRFNISGYRAHDEKRDIAIVQLESPPADLEPLEFADSSDVRQGSSVIAVGHPRGLRFTATEGIVSAIHKTSELPPDLRRHMESPDDQIWIQTNATIFSGNSGGPLLSRSGKVVGMNSWITRDVNFGFALAVQHLSDLKVKVTEAAIPLAEVNRQSSGHDPKRVLGTLAPGVKTVLDEYQRSREEFHALLSLCKTNEEREKLTTMKNPARQFAPRLVKIATDSPKSTEAYQALIYAVTLLRQYHPESTATSQLQQVTTQLVRDHIDETSLGIAALILSESRLPCVQRFLKDLLQSSPHRDAQGIACFVLGRLLGSSENAVARKDSIKHLERVVNEFSDVLVGDQPLIDSAQKMLFELQHLSIGTEAPEIVGKDIDGNEIKLSDFRGKVVMLDFFVNWCPYCTQMYPLERILVERSRDQPCVLLGVNCDKESVLRNIIDDKKVTWQCWADGQEGPIAREWQISGYPAVYLIDHEGIIRYRSNGVPDSGEIDKLLTQMTKKANEAKGKAKNRNRTTR, from the coding sequence GTGCCACGCCGACAACAACCTGCCAAGCGGGGCAGCAAGCAGTCGTCGCAGATGCCCTACGCCATTCTCGCAGGCGTCGGTGCGTTGCTGGTGGTTGCCATTGGCGTCTGGCTGGGTTTGAGAACGACCAATCCCCCCGCGCCCACCAAGCCAGATCAAATCGCCGGCACCGCCCCTGCGAACACGCAGTCTGAAAACAAATCTTTGACAACGGTTTCAGATGTGCCATCTCAAAATACAAGCAACACCCAAAACACTGGCAGTGCCGTTGTGACATCGTCGACCGTCACGACGACAAGTCAATCAGCACCGAGCCAACCAGCCGCCATTGCGAGTTCGACCGCCACCGCCCCCACACCAGCGAATGAAGGTCAAACTCCAGGAGCGCCAGCGGCAGCGAAACCAGAAATTACGGCGACGGAAAAAAGTAAAAGCCAAGATGCCGAAATCGATCTTTCGAATGTGATTGATCGAATCGGTCGAAGCGTCGTTCTCATCCGATTGACAGATTCCAACGGCCAAAACACGGGACTTGGCAGTGGATTTGTCATCAGCAAAGATGGCCTGATCGCAACGAATTTTCACGTGATGGAATCGGCAGCAAGTGCGGAAGCCGAATTTCGCGATGGGACGCGATTCAATATCAGTGGATACCGGGCGCACGACGAAAAACGCGACATCGCGATCGTGCAGCTTGAATCACCGCCCGCGGATCTTGAACCGTTGGAATTCGCCGACAGCTCAGACGTTCGCCAAGGTTCTTCAGTCATCGCAGTCGGCCATCCGCGCGGACTGCGATTTACGGCCACGGAAGGTATCGTTAGCGCGATTCACAAGACAAGCGAATTGCCGCCTGATCTTCGGCGACACATGGAATCTCCCGACGATCAAATCTGGATCCAGACCAACGCGACAATCTTTTCCGGGAACAGTGGCGGTCCCTTGCTGTCACGCTCGGGCAAAGTGGTCGGAATGAATTCGTGGATCACGCGCGACGTCAACTTTGGATTTGCCCTGGCTGTCCAGCATTTGAGTGATTTGAAAGTCAAAGTCACTGAAGCAGCGATTCCGCTCGCCGAGGTCAATCGACAATCGTCCGGCCACGATCCCAAACGAGTCTTGGGCACGCTCGCGCCGGGCGTCAAAACAGTCCTCGACGAATACCAGCGCAGCCGCGAAGAATTTCATGCCTTGCTTTCGCTTTGTAAGACGAACGAGGAACGTGAAAAACTGACCACAATGAAGAACCCCGCGCGGCAATTTGCGCCACGCCTCGTCAAGATCGCGACCGACTCGCCGAAGTCCACCGAGGCCTATCAGGCGCTGATTTATGCCGTGACTCTGTTGCGCCAATATCACCCAGAATCAACGGCCACCTCGCAACTTCAACAGGTGACAACGCAGCTTGTACGGGATCATATTGATGAGACCTCACTTGGAATCGCCGCACTGATCTTGAGTGAATCAAGACTGCCGTGCGTCCAACGTTTCTTAAAAGATCTGCTGCAATCGAGCCCCCATCGAGACGCGCAAGGCATCGCCTGCTTCGTGCTAGGTCGGCTCTTAGGAAGTAGTGAAAATGCAGTCGCCCGGAAAGACTCGATCAAACATCTGGAACGCGTGGTCAACGAATTCAGCGACGTTCTCGTCGGAGACCAGCCGCTGATCGACAGCGCCCAGAAAATGCTCTTCGAGCTTCAACATCTCTCCATCGGAACCGAAGCCCCTGAAATTGTCGGCAAAGATATTGACGGCAACGAAATCAAACTGAGTGACTTTCGTGGCAAGGTGGTCATGCTCGATTTCTTCGTCAACTGGTGCCCGTACTGCACGCAAATGTATCCGCTAGAGCGAATTCTGGTGGAGCGCTCACGTGATCAGCCATGCGTTCTGCTCGGCGTCAATTGCGACAAAGAAAGCGTCCTGCGAAATATCATCGACGACAAGAAAGTCACGTGGCAATGTTGGGCCGACGGTCAAGAAGGGCCGATTGCGCGCGAATGGCAAATTAGTGGCTACCCTGCGGTCTACCTGATTGATCACGAAGGGATCATCCGTTACCGCTCCAACGGCGTCCCGGATTCCGGAGAGATTGATAAGCTGCTGACCCAGATGACCAAGAAGGCCAACGAGGCGAAGGGAAAGGCAAAAAACCGAAATCGAACCACGCGATGA
- a CDS encoding molybdenum cofactor guanylyltransferase, with translation MQQGSIILCGGLSTRMGRDKATLPFGPELMLQRVVRLVSERINPRLVVVVAAANQQLPVLPANVTVAFDSQPKRGPLEGLATGLRAMPQDVHAVYATSCDTPLLKSDFIERMFTCLNTYDIAVPADGTHDHPLAAVYRPRVLSAIERLINSGRLKARLLFDEVPTRKVSTEELREVDPTLQTLMNVNHVEDYLSALALAGFAGSYSED, from the coding sequence ATGCAACAAGGTTCGATCATTCTGTGTGGGGGTCTGTCGACTCGGATGGGACGAGACAAAGCCACATTGCCGTTTGGCCCCGAACTGATGCTTCAGCGGGTCGTCAGACTTGTCTCCGAGCGGATTAATCCAAGACTTGTCGTTGTTGTGGCCGCGGCTAATCAGCAGCTTCCTGTTCTGCCGGCAAACGTGACAGTGGCCTTCGACAGCCAACCCAAACGCGGTCCACTGGAAGGACTGGCAACGGGATTACGCGCAATGCCCCAAGACGTCCATGCCGTTTATGCCACTAGTTGTGATACTCCACTGCTGAAGTCAGACTTCATCGAACGCATGTTCACGTGTCTCAATACGTATGATATCGCAGTCCCCGCTGATGGCACGCACGACCATCCTCTGGCAGCGGTCTATCGTCCCCGTGTATTGAGCGCGATCGAAAGGTTGATCAATTCCGGTCGCCTGAAAGCACGTCTTTTGTTCGACGAAGTCCCAACGCGGAAAGTGTCAACCGAAGAACTGCGTGAAGTCGATCCGACTCTCCAAACGCTGATGAATGTGAATCACGTCGAGGACTATCTGTCGGCTCTAGCTTTGGCCGGTTTCGCCGGAAGCTATTCAGAAGACTGA